The following proteins are encoded in a genomic region of Ostrinia nubilalis chromosome 1, ilOstNubi1.1, whole genome shotgun sequence:
- the LOC135087618 gene encoding uncharacterized protein LOC135087618 produces the protein MSYEKMEVVNPAEKEASEVLHSLLSVERRSVDSKEAIIVSIPTDQNGAGEYGESAQWHTPVMGQHSVFEMGPPQNMQQHNYNGHQEQVLWQGHTIQVENGDGNMQTMQTTYTLEFGPNVDAETAELEVDTKPKVEKKVGMKRKKKTDSDSEDDIIDNKLEDNPTQVKERLMRGCECKDNCYRGLNPEAVYRHRLNIAELTKSEHDMYLMGITMASLANPAETSRHKVRRRLRACYVYQGRKVCLEAFLYLENVTHYQLKRIRQHVMTHGVAPRIHGNVGKKPYNTFTLDIYKHATNFLKEYLKQHAQSPKDAQPNADGKKASKTVIIQGDSRKHLFEAYKEYGEILEPGVKLMGYSTFRAFMKDQFPQVKFATKKQDLPKDMVPFRSGKCMSYDKNKDPVRLQQEKEKADAKKAAMEAKKKEEHEREHQVQQQQQQQQQQQQQQQQQQQQQVQQVQVQQHQQMQGQPHVVIHQQQAQQQQSMQQQMLVPQVSQHQQVLPGQVGGVQQVSQHLQPLGVQEEAGQQVEMAQQVIPLAVVQQPQQAYLVTPVSHFQTRVQGAWYRH, from the exons ATGTCGTACGAGAAGATGGAAGTGGTGAATCCGGCGGAGAAGGAGGCGAGTGAGGTGCTGCACTCCTTGCTGTCCGTGGAGCGCCGTAGCGTGGACAGCAAGGAGGCCATCATCGTGTCCATTCCCACGGACCAAAACGGCGCCGGCGAGTACGGCGAGAGCGCCCAGTGGCACACGCCCGTCATGGGGCAGCACTCTGTCTTCGAAATGGGACCCCCACAGAACATGCAGCAACACAATTACAACGGACATCAAGAGCAG GTTCTCTGGCAAGGACATACGATTCAGGTTGAAAATGGTGATGGTAACATGCAGACCATGCAAACAACTTATACACTGGAATTTGGACCTAATGTTGATGCCGAGACTGCAGAATTGGAAGTTGACACAAAGCCTAAAGTTGAGAAAAAGGTTGGAATGAAAAGGAAGAAAAAGACGGACTCTGATAGTGAGGATGATATTATTGATAACAAACTGGAGGATAATCCTACACAG GTCAAAGAAAGGCTTATGAGGGGCTGTGAGTGTAAGGACAACTGTTATCGTGGACTCAACCCTGAGGCAGTATATCGTCACCGTCTCAACATTGCTGAACTCACTAAAAGCGAACACGACATGTACTTGATGGGAATTACAATGGCTAGCTTGGCGAATCCGGCAGAAACGTCACGTCATAAGGTCAGAAGGAGACTACGAGCCTGCTACGTGTATCAAGGACGAAAGGTTTGCTTAGAAGCATTCTTATATTTAGAAAATGTTACTCACTACCAACTGAAGCGCATCAGGCAACACGTAATGACCCACGGCGTCGCGCCGCGGATACACGGCAACGTAGGTAAGAAGCCGTACAACACGTTCACATTGGACATTTACAAACACGCCACGAATTTCTTGAAGGAGTATCTCAAGCAGCACGCTCAATCACCCAAAGACGCTCAGCCCAACGCGGATGGCAAGAAGGCCAGTAAAACCGTCATCATCCAAGGCGACTCGAGAAAGCACTTGTTCGAAGCCTACAAGGAGTACGGGGAGATTCTCGAGCCCGGCGTAAAGCTAATGGGCTACTCGACGTTCCGGGCGTTCATGAAAGATCAGTTTCCCCAAGTGAAGTTCGCGACCAAAAAGCAGGACCTGCCGAAGGATATGGTGCCGTTCCGCAGCGGCAAGTGCATGTCGTACGACAAGAATAAAGACCCTGTGAGGCTGCAGCAGGAGAAGGAGAAGGCGGACGCCAAGAAGGCAGCTATGGAGGCTAAGAAGAAGGAGGAGCACGAGCGCGAGCACCAGGTGCAACAGCAGCAgcaacagcagcagcagcaacagcagcagcagcagcaacagcagcagcagcaagtGCAGCAGGTGCAGGTGCAGCAGCATCAGCAGATGCAGGGCCAGCCGCACGTGGTGATCCACCAGCAGCAGGCGCAGCAGCAGCAGTCGATGCAGCAGCAGATGCTGGTGCCGCAGGTGTCGCAGCACCAGCAGGTGCTCCCGGGGCAGGTGGGCGGCGTGCAGCAGGTGTCGCAGCACCTGCAGCCGCTGGGCGTGCAGGAGGAGGCCGGCCAGCAGGTGGAGATGGCGCAGCAGGTCATCCCGCTGGCGGTGGTGCAGCAGCCGCAGCAGGCCTACCTGGTGACGCCGGTGTCGCACTTCCAGACGCGCGTGCAGGGCGCCTGGTACCGCCATTGa